A stretch of the Zonotrichia leucophrys gambelii isolate GWCS_2022_RI unplaced genomic scaffold, RI_Zleu_2.0 Scaffold_159_108453, whole genome shotgun sequence genome encodes the following:
- the LOC135461063 gene encoding olfactory receptor 14J1-like gives MFFFLLNLALSDLGMICTTVPKAMHSSLWDTRNISYKGCAAQLFFFMLFISAEVSLLTIMCYDRYVSICKPLHYGTLLGSRACAHMAAAAWASAFLYSLLHTASTFSLPLCHGNALGQFFCEIPQILKLSSSKSYLREVELIAVSACLALGCFVFIVFSYVQIFRAVLRIPSEQGRHKAFSTCLPHLAVVSLFISTCTFAYLKPPSISSPSLDLTLSVLYSVVPPALNPLIYSLRNQELKAAVWRQMTGCLQKH, from the coding sequence atgttcttcttcctgctcaacctggccctcagcgacctcGGCAtgatctgcaccactgtccccaaagccatgcacagttccctctgggacaccaggaacatctcctacaaaggatgtgctgctcagctctttttctttatgttatTCATCTCAGCAGAGGTTTctctcctgaccatcatgtgctatgaccgctatgtgtccatctgcaaacccctgcactacgggaccctcctgggcagcagagcttgtgcccacatggcagcagctgcctgggccagtgcctttctctattCACTGCTGCACACGGCAagtacattttccctgcccctgtgccatggcaatgccctgggtcagttcttctgtgaaatcccacagatcctcaaactctcctcctccaaatcctacctcagggaaGTTGAactcattgctgtcagtgcctgTTTAGCacttggctgttttgtgttcattgttttctcctatgtgcagatcttcagagctgtgctgaggatcccctctgagcagggacgccacaaagccttttccacctgcctccctcacctggctgtggtctccctgtttATCAGCACTTGCAcatttgcctacctgaagcccccctccatctcctccccatccctggatctgaccctgtcagttctgtactcagtggtgcctccagccctgaaccccctcatctacagcctgaggaaccaggagctcaaggctgcagtgtggagacagATGACTGGATGCTtgcagaaacattaa